Proteins from a single region of Gammaproteobacteria bacterium:
- a CDS encoding ABC transporter permease, which translates to MMADTWHLFNKYMIITLRMPMWTLFTLIQPLIWLIIFGQLFGRFVQSEHYMDFMVPGILIMTVLFGSSWSGVSLLREISAGTVDKMLVSPVSRVAIVLSRVLHSAVQVIAQAIIILIVAWAMGSSINFNPIYLVLGMLVVFLLGVGFAALSNGFAITLQREEPLVMIGNMMTLPLMFFSSALVPEQFMPDWIQYASVLNPITYAVEAVRAVISSSPDLSLYVKGFVVMLVFAGATLAWAVTAFNALRD; encoded by the coding sequence ATGATGGCGGACACGTGGCACCTGTTCAACAAGTACATGATCATCACGCTGCGGATGCCCATGTGGACCTTGTTCACCCTGATCCAGCCGCTGATCTGGCTGATCATCTTCGGCCAGCTGTTCGGGCGCTTCGTGCAGTCGGAACACTACATGGATTTCATGGTACCGGGAATCCTCATCATGACGGTGCTGTTCGGGTCCTCCTGGTCCGGTGTAAGCCTGCTGAGGGAAATCTCGGCGGGAACGGTGGACAAGATGCTGGTCTCCCCCGTCTCGCGCGTTGCGATTGTACTGAGCCGGGTGCTCCATTCAGCCGTTCAGGTGATCGCGCAGGCCATCATCATCCTGATCGTCGCATGGGCCATGGGTTCCTCGATCAACTTCAACCCCATTTACCTGGTGCTCGGCATGCTGGTAGTCTTTCTTCTGGGGGTCGGTTTCGCTGCGCTGTCCAACGGCTTCGCCATCACCCTTCAACGCGAGGAGCCCCTCGTTATGATCGGAAACATGATGACCCTGCCGCTGATGTTTTTCTCCTCCGCCCTGGTGCCCGAACAGTTCATGCCGGACTGGATACAATATGCCTCGGTCCTCAACCCGATTACCTACGCCGTTGAGGCGGTGCGTGCCGTGATCTCCAGCTCTCCCGACCTGAGCCTTTACGTAAAGGGATTTGTCGTGATGCTGGTCTTCGCGGGCGCCACCCTTGCCTGGGCAGTAACCGCGTTTAACGCGCTGCGCGATTAG
- a CDS encoding ATP-binding cassette domain-containing protein — protein sequence MSDKYAIFVKQLTKIYPPNLRAVNGLDLSVKEGEIMALLGPNGAGKSTTIRVLSTLSGFDSGQALVGGIDVDIDPEKVRQTIGVVAQKTGVDYFLTGRENMTLQGQLYRMKKADIKARIEELAEYFELSDSLDKTVTAYSGGMTRKLDIATALIHRPKILYLDEPTLGLDIRSRKILWKHIEELNRNFGLTILLTTHYLEEADKLSYWVSIINAGKIRIVGTPEELKTGIHGDSVVVSFETVGDGERALASTLKETRLVRDAVWDGNNLHLYVENGAGCVPQIMEQAAHRDIHVKTLSLARPTLDDVFLKYTGTSMVETGEEEPEQWWTQWAGKGGGGNWKKTAKKWGYDADAENPDWQGNEWVDKDGKPKVDLNENTSDTTAAAPAEAESWQGNEWVGKDGAQKGDWGASPDWKGNEWVDKGGKPKDNWENQPKQAAGIPSGPATDIADNKTSAGEWQGNQWVGKKGEQIGNWGDSSDWKGNEWVDENGKAKADWSQDPTKKERG from the coding sequence ATGTCCGATAAATACGCAATCTTCGTCAAACAACTCACCAAGATCTACCCGCCGAACCTGCGCGCGGTCAACGGTCTCGACCTCAGCGTGAAGGAAGGCGAGATCATGGCCCTGCTGGGCCCGAACGGGGCGGGGAAATCGACCACCATACGCGTTCTGTCCACGCTGAGCGGCTTCGATTCAGGCCAGGCCCTGGTCGGCGGCATCGACGTGGACATCGACCCGGAGAAGGTGCGGCAGACGATCGGGGTGGTGGCGCAGAAGACGGGCGTCGACTACTTCCTCACCGGCAGGGAGAACATGACCCTGCAGGGCCAGCTCTACCGTATGAAGAAGGCCGATATCAAGGCGCGCATCGAAGAACTTGCCGAGTACTTCGAGCTCAGTGACAGCCTCGACAAGACGGTGACCGCCTACTCTGGCGGCATGACGAGAAAGCTCGATATCGCAACCGCCCTGATCCATCGCCCGAAAATCCTCTATCTGGATGAGCCTACGCTCGGTCTCGACATCAGGAGCCGCAAGATTCTCTGGAAACACATCGAGGAGCTCAACAGGAATTTCGGCCTGACCATCCTGCTCACCACCCACTATCTGGAAGAGGCGGACAAGCTCTCGTACTGGGTATCGATCATCAACGCAGGCAAGATCCGCATTGTGGGAACGCCGGAAGAACTGAAGACCGGAATACACGGCGATTCCGTAGTGGTGTCCTTTGAAACAGTCGGAGACGGCGAGCGTGCCCTCGCCTCGACCCTGAAGGAGACCCGCCTGGTACGTGACGCGGTATGGGACGGGAACAATCTGCACCTGTACGTCGAGAATGGCGCCGGATGCGTGCCCCAGATCATGGAGCAGGCGGCGCATCGCGACATCCACGTCAAAACCCTCTCGCTTGCGCGCCCGACGCTGGACGATGTATTTCTCAAGTACACCGGCACCAGCATGGTCGAAACGGGCGAGGAAGAACCGGAACAGTGGTGGACGCAGTGGGCCGGCAAGGGCGGCGGTGGCAACTGGAAGAAGACGGCCAAGAAGTGGGGCTACGACGCCGACGCCGAAAATCCCGACTGGCAGGGCAATGAGTGGGTGGACAAGGATGGCAAACCCAAGGTCGACCTGAACGAAAATACCAGCGACACCACTGCCGCGGCACCCGCCGAGGCGGAGTCCTGGCAGGGCAATGAATGGGTGGGCAAGGACGGCGCGCAAAAAGGCGACTGGGGCGCTTCACCCGACTGGAAAGGCAATGAATGGGTCGACAAGGGCGGAAAACCCAAGGACAACTGGGAAAACCAGCCAAAACAGGCCGCCGGAATACCCTCCGGCCCTGCGACGGACATTGCCGACAATAAAACTTCAGCCGGCGAGTGGCAGGGAAATCAGTGGGTCGGCAAGAAAGGCGAACAAATCGGTAATTGGGGCGACTCTTCCGACTGGAAAGGCAATGAATGGGTCGATGAAAATGGCAAGGCCAAGGCGGACTGGTCACAAGACCCAACCAAGAAAGAACGCGGCTGA